A single genomic interval of Sphingobium sp. EM0848 harbors:
- a CDS encoding aldehyde dehydrogenase family protein, producing the protein MTIDTAAEVAPDELQRLLDAQRAAQAADPIPDAATRHNRIDRFVAAVLEHATELAEALEADFGSRPTTTSLELDILGAMETINFARENLEAWMAPTEAPAAMGGAIPTVIQNRPKGVVGVIGPWNFPVVLVFVPTVEALAAGNRVMIKFSDMAPHTGAVFARAVASRMRPDEVVVVNGGLATATAFSDLRFDHLFFTGSPKVGRMIAVAAGRNLVPVTLELGGKNPAIVAPDADVADAATRIAAARLVNNGQVCLCLDYVFVPEAGKTAFIEAYRAAVLSHFPTFIDNPDVVSIINDANYTRVTGLIDDAKAKGATEILIVPEVEKQRLPDAKGRRIPPTLLVDTPMDAQIHAEEIFGPVLVVHSYADIDEAIAYASAGEHPLSSYWYGGDTDDFRKFVLNTTSGAVSRNDFALAYINHAAPFGGVGMSGSGAYHGKAGFDTFSHQRPIAQSNLPVALAPAFVPPLTPERIAGVAAAAAAAAEQAVARLASPAN; encoded by the coding sequence ATGACAATCGACACGGCCGCCGAGGTCGCACCCGATGAACTGCAACGCCTGCTCGATGCGCAGCGCGCCGCGCAAGCGGCCGATCCGATCCCCGATGCCGCAACCCGGCACAATCGCATCGATCGCTTCGTCGCCGCGGTGCTGGAACATGCCACCGAACTTGCCGAAGCACTGGAGGCCGATTTCGGCAGCCGGCCGACGACCACCTCGCTCGAACTCGACATATTGGGCGCGATGGAGACGATAAACTTCGCGCGCGAGAATCTCGAGGCGTGGATGGCGCCGACCGAAGCGCCCGCGGCAATGGGCGGAGCCATTCCGACCGTCATCCAGAATCGTCCCAAAGGTGTCGTCGGCGTCATCGGGCCATGGAATTTCCCGGTCGTGCTGGTGTTCGTGCCGACGGTCGAGGCGCTCGCGGCAGGCAATCGGGTCATGATCAAATTCTCCGACATGGCGCCGCACACCGGCGCAGTGTTTGCCCGCGCCGTCGCTTCACGGATGCGCCCCGATGAAGTTGTCGTCGTCAACGGTGGCCTCGCGACCGCCACGGCATTTTCTGATCTACGGTTCGACCATCTCTTCTTCACCGGTTCGCCAAAGGTCGGGCGCATGATCGCCGTAGCGGCTGGACGGAATCTGGTCCCGGTTACGCTCGAACTCGGTGGCAAGAACCCCGCGATCGTTGCGCCCGATGCCGACGTCGCCGATGCCGCGACGCGGATTGCAGCCGCGCGGCTCGTCAACAATGGCCAGGTATGCCTGTGCCTGGACTATGTCTTTGTGCCGGAAGCAGGCAAAACAGCCTTCATCGAGGCGTATCGGGCAGCGGTGTTATCGCATTTCCCGACCTTCATCGACAATCCTGACGTCGTCTCGATAATCAACGACGCGAATTATACACGCGTGACCGGATTGATCGACGATGCCAAGGCGAAGGGCGCAACGGAAATCCTGATCGTGCCCGAAGTAGAAAAGCAGCGGTTGCCCGATGCGAAAGGCCGTCGCATACCCCCGACGCTCCTTGTCGACACGCCGATGGATGCACAGATCCACGCCGAGGAAATTTTCGGCCCGGTGCTGGTGGTGCACAGCTACGCCGATATCGATGAAGCAATCGCCTATGCCAGCGCAGGCGAGCATCCGCTCTCATCCTACTGGTATGGCGGGGATACTGACGATTTCCGGAAGTTCGTCCTGAACACTACATCGGGCGCGGTTTCGCGCAACGACTTCGCCCTCGCCTACATCAATCATGCCGCGCCGTTCGGCGGGGTCGGGATGAGCGGTTCGGGCGCCTATCATGGCAAGGCCGGGTTTGACACCTTCTCCCACCAGCGACCGATCGCGCAGAGCAATCTGCCCGTCGCCCTCGCCCCGGCCTTTGTGCCGCCGCTGACGCCCGAACGCATCGCAGGTGTCGCAGCAGCCGCGGCGGCTGCAGCGGAGCAGGCCGTCGCCCGGCTTGCGAGCCCAGCCAACTGA
- a CDS encoding trans-acting enoyl reductase family protein, giving the protein MTAPHTREFDIVVYGATGYTGRLVAEYLVQEYGGRPGAPKWAMAGRNAGKLAEVRDAIGAPADTPLIVAASDDTEALARMSDRTRVVLTTVGPYQYYGEPLVSTCAEHGTDYVDLCGEPLWMRDMIDRHDAAARRSGARIIFSGGFDSVPFDLGVLMLQNEAMKRFGIPAPRVKGRVRVLKGRFSGGTAASLEGTYKVMTSSPSLAGRMRSPFALTPGFEGPAQPAADAPAFDQATGSWAAPFVMAEINVKNVHRTNFLLGHPWGRDFVYDEMILTGPGEQGEAIARHIAATPMIGHQNDPKPGEGPSAEERRNGRYDVLFVGEWPDGRTLRYAVKGRYDPGYGSTSRMIAEAGIDLLSSATPGGIGTPGAILGSTLVERLRDHAEMQFAPED; this is encoded by the coding sequence ATGACCGCACCTCACACACGCGAGTTCGACATCGTCGTCTACGGCGCGACCGGCTATACTGGCCGGCTCGTCGCCGAATATCTCGTCCAGGAATATGGCGGACGTCCAGGTGCGCCCAAATGGGCGATGGCCGGACGAAACGCCGGCAAGCTGGCCGAAGTTCGCGATGCCATTGGCGCGCCGGCCGATACGCCACTCATCGTTGCTGCCTCGGACGACACCGAAGCGCTCGCACGTATGTCGGATAGGACTCGTGTGGTGCTGACCACGGTCGGACCTTATCAATATTATGGGGAACCCTTGGTGAGCACCTGTGCCGAACACGGCACCGATTATGTCGATTTGTGCGGTGAGCCTTTATGGATGCGCGACATGATCGACCGTCACGACGCAGCAGCGCGGCGATCGGGCGCACGCATCATCTTTTCGGGCGGCTTCGATTCAGTGCCGTTCGATCTAGGCGTATTAATGCTCCAGAACGAGGCGATGAAGCGGTTCGGAATCCCCGCGCCGCGCGTCAAGGGTCGCGTTCGCGTACTCAAGGGCCGCTTTTCGGGCGGGACGGCGGCAAGCCTTGAAGGAACTTATAAGGTCATGACGTCGTCCCCATCGCTGGCGGGGCGGATGCGGAGCCCATTCGCGCTCACACCGGGATTTGAAGGGCCAGCGCAGCCTGCCGCCGACGCGCCAGCGTTCGATCAAGCCACCGGAAGCTGGGCAGCGCCCTTCGTGATGGCAGAAATCAACGTCAAGAACGTCCATCGCACCAATTTCCTGCTCGGCCATCCGTGGGGCAGGGATTTTGTCTATGACGAGATGATCCTGACCGGACCCGGCGAACAGGGCGAAGCCATCGCCAGGCATATCGCGGCAACGCCGATGATCGGCCACCAGAATGATCCGAAGCCCGGGGAAGGACCGAGTGCCGAGGAGCGACGGAACGGCCGATATGATGTGCTGTTCGTCGGCGAATGGCCAGATGGACGAACGCTTCGCTACGCAGTCAAGGGCCGCTACGATCCCGGCTACGGTTCGACCAGTCGAATGATCGCCGAAGCAGGCATCGATCTTCTCTCAAGCGCCACACCGGGCGGCATC